The Microbacter sp. GSS18 genome has a segment encoding these proteins:
- a CDS encoding SIMPL domain-containing protein — MADVVITVRGRHETRIAPERASAHLSVRAESRDRGAVVERIAALAEPVRADLGARKEAGSVVEWASQRVSLWTDRPWGPDGKRQAPVHHASVDVVATFSDFAAMSWWVGDVLDRDGVELSRIDWQLTPATRARVEQEVATEAVGVAVARATAYATALGLASVVPVEIADLGLLADHPPEGPQPAMARAVALAAAPGGGPVTAFEPEDIVVEAGVEARFTAH; from the coding sequence GCGCATCGCACCCGAGCGCGCCAGCGCGCACCTCAGCGTGCGGGCCGAGAGCCGCGACCGCGGAGCGGTCGTCGAGCGGATCGCGGCGCTGGCCGAGCCGGTCCGGGCGGACCTCGGCGCCCGCAAGGAGGCCGGTTCCGTCGTGGAATGGGCCAGTCAGCGGGTGTCACTGTGGACCGACCGCCCGTGGGGGCCCGACGGCAAGCGGCAGGCACCCGTCCACCACGCCTCGGTCGACGTCGTCGCGACGTTCTCGGACTTCGCCGCGATGTCATGGTGGGTCGGCGACGTGCTCGATCGCGACGGCGTCGAGCTGAGCCGCATCGACTGGCAGCTGACGCCCGCCACGCGCGCCCGCGTCGAGCAGGAGGTCGCCACAGAGGCCGTCGGCGTCGCCGTCGCCCGCGCCACGGCCTACGCCACGGCGCTCGGCCTGGCATCCGTCGTTCCCGTGGAGATCGCCGATCTGGGCCTCCTCGCCGATCATCCCCCCGAGGGCCCGCAGCCCGCCATGGCCCGCGCCGTCGCCCTGGCCGCGGCGCCCGGAGGCGGCCCGGTGACCGCGTTCGAGCCCGAGGACATCGTCGTGGAGGCCGGCGTCGAGGCGCGTTTCACGGCGCACTGA